In Acidobacteriota bacterium, the DNA window CGCTCTGACACGGCACTTACGATCGGCGCAACCCGGAGTTCACACCTGCCGGTCCGAACGTGCCGGTTCGAATGATCACGGGCAGTGTTCGCCCTGGGGTACACTGAATCCAGGTGATTTGCCATGCCGATCTACGAGTATCAGTGCCGATTCTGCCGAAAGAGAATGTCAACGCTGGTCTTAAGCCGGGCGCGCGAGGCTGAGGTCCGTTGCGAGCACTGCGGTAGCGGCGACATCGAGCGCCTCTGGTCGTTTTTCTTCGCCCAAGTCCGAAGAGGCGCGTCTGGAATCGCTGGCCGACCCATCCTCACTCGCCGGTCTCGACGAAAACGACCCGCGCAGCGTTGCCACATTCATGAAGAAGATGGGCCGGGAGATGGGCGAGGATATCGGCGGCGACATCGAGCAATCCATGGAAGAAGAAATGGCCGGCGACAGCGCAGGACAAGACGGCACTGGCGGCGGATTTGGAGGCCCGGGCGGTCCGGTATCGTGATGTCTGATGCGCTGCTATATGGCCAGTCCTGGGCATGAGAGACGCGGCGTCGACACGTTATTGCTCGGCAGCATGACACATCCGATTTGCGCAAGGTGAGGCGGAGCGTTTAGAGGAGGCTGCACGCCTGGAATCCGCCCCAGATGATGGCGAGAAGCGTGAGAACAGTCAGTGCGGCCTTGACGACGTCGGCGGGTTTCTCGCGGCGGCCGCTTCCAACCAGTCGTCGCATCCGCATGCGGAGACGAGCGCCGCCGCCGTGGTGGCGATCAAACCGGCGGCTGCAGTAGAACGTGTTGGGATTGGTGGCCTTGGGTTCGGACCGCGGGACCGATGAATGTTGGTCGGCCGAAGCGGGTGCGCCCGAAAAATCCTCCCGGCCCTTCCAGCCCTTCCACCCGCATTTCGAGCACGTGAACTTACGCTGCCCGGTCAGCAGGTGCACGACGAACCCGAGCGCCTGACGGCGGCGCCGCCGAAGACGATGAGAGCCGCAGCGCGGACAGTGTGCCATGGTGACTACGCCGTCACTCGCGCGCCCGGTGCGCCGAGGTCTTGCGAATGGCGATGGCGCCAAGCACGCAGAAAAGCGCCGCGTTTCCAGGCATCTGCAGCGAGAACTCCACCACCTCCTGGAAGGCCATGGCCACGATTCCCGTGACGGCGCCCAGGCGAATCCAGTAGCCCGTCTGGTCGTCTTCGCCTTCCCTAAAGCGCTTCCACACCTCGCGAGCGAAGAGAAGGACCGTCAACACGACTGGCACGGCGACAAGCCAGCCCCCTTCGACGAGGATCTGCAAGTAGTCGTTGTGGGCCTCGATGTAGTGGGCCAAAAGGTCGTTCCGCTGGTAGAGCAACGTGGCCGTGCCGTAGGTGTTGAACCCCGCACCGAGCCACGGGAACATCTGGTGGATGCGCCAGGCGTCATCCCACGCAGGCGCGCGCCCGCCCATCTGCCAGTTCACATGCGAGAACCGCTCGGCAAGGGCGTCAATCCCGGCCCAGCTCACCGCGAGCACGAACACGAACAGCAGATAGCCGCTGAGCCATCGCTTCTTCGCCCTCGTCGCCTGGTGCCGCCACACGTTCGCCGCCGAGATGGCGAGCGCCAGGAGGAGGCACGACACGCCCGATCGCGAGAAGGTCATCACCAGCGCCATGCCCATCACGAGAACGGCGAATCCGACCAGCACTGTCCGGTTGGCCTGGTTGGTCGAGAACCACACGATTCGGCTGCGCCAGTCGCGCCGGACCCCTTGCATCCCCTTCGCGATCTGCGCCGAGAAGTACCCAATCGCCACCGGGATGGCGAGCAGCATCCACCCAGCGAAGTGATTGCGATTGATGAAGGGACCGAATGGACCAGCCCCGTGGTTGATGGGCTCCCAGAACCCGTACACCTTGCCATTCCAGAGCGCCTTCTGGATGATGCCGACGAGGGATAGGACGACGCCCAAGGCCGTCAGGCCAGGGACGATGGTGCGCACATCGAACCCATCGAGTCCTCTCGCCAGCCCCAGCAGGAAGATCCCGAAGGCGCCCAGCAGCGCCAATCCCGTCCAGGTCCTGGCCGGGTTGATGGAGATGGGGTGTTGTATGGGTTGTTGGAGCCCGAGGGCTTTTCCGCCCGCCAACACTTCCTGCGCGTACGCCACATCGTACTGCCGCAAGAACGCATCCGTCCCTGGGCTGACCTGCTGCAGCGTCGCCCGTTCGAGCGGCATCAGCTGGACGCCAATCGCCGCCGCCGTCACGAGGAGTCCCGCCAACACCGCGCCGCAAACGCCTCTCCTCACCGACGGAACTCGCCGCAGGAGCCCCCACACACCGACTACGACGCACGCCACCATCAACGGCCTGTACGCCCATTCGTACACCGCCCCAAAGGCCAGCGTCCCCCACGCGACGATCAACAGAACTGCCCACCCCATCCCGCGCATGATACCGCCCCCGACCTTACCTGCGTACACAGAAAGGGCCGCGAAGCGATGTCGCCGCGCGGCCATCGGATTTGCACCTTCCCCGGATCGACTGTTCGTCTCGACGCGCGGCGCGGACGCGTCTGGCGCGAGATGTGTGCCGGCACAAACACTCCCGGAGTGATTAGCTCGGAGTGGTTGTTCTACAGGTTGCCGTCGGGACGAAGCGCCACAAGGTACTGGTCCACCGGCACGCACAGGATGCCGTCGATGAGCAGGCGTTCGGATCCCCGGTACAACAGTCGCGTCTCAGCTTCCGGGTAGTCGCGCTTAAACGCACGCAACGCTCGCAGGTCTTCCGGCCGAACGCGGTTCGTGTGCTTCACTTCGATCGCCCAAAAGCCAGCGTCTCCGTAGACCACGAAGTCGACCTCCAGGCCGCCTGGTGTCCCCCAGTAGAACAGATCGGCTCGGCGCCGCGAGTAGGCGATCCACGCGCGCAGGTGCTGCGCGACCAGACCTTCGAGCGCGTTACCATCCGTGACGCCGCGGCCGTGGTCGAGCGGTCCCGTCGGCCGCAGTGACCTGAAGACCCCTGTGTCAAACAAGTAGAACTTCGGGTGGGCCGTCGTCGCCCTGGCCGCCCGGCGTGTGAACACGGGCAGTCTGAATGCGAGGAGCAGATCTTCCAGCACGCTGAGGTAACCTGCCGCCGTCTTCCGTTCGACCTGGCATTCGCGCGCCACGTTCGTCAGATTCAGGACCTCGGCATGCGAGAAGCTGATCGCTTCGAGGAACCGCGCGAAGGCGCCCGTGTTGCGCGCCCACCCTTCGAGTTGTACCTCTTGTTCGAGGTACAGCGTGGCGTAGGACCGGAGCGTGTCGTCCGGG includes these proteins:
- a CDS encoding O-antigen ligase family protein, with protein sequence MAARRHRFAALSVYAGKVGGGIMRGMGWAVLLIVAWGTLAFGAVYEWAYRPLMVACVVVGVWGLLRRVPSVRRGVCGAVLAGLLVTAAAIGVQLMPLERATLQQVSPGTDAFLRQYDVAYAQEVLAGGKALGLQQPIQHPISINPARTWTGLALLGAFGIFLLGLARGLDGFDVRTIVPGLTALGVVLSLVGIIQKALWNGKVYGFWEPINHGAGPFGPFINRNHFAGWMLLAIPVAIGYFSAQIAKGMQGVRRDWRSRIVWFSTNQANRTVLVGFAVLVMGMALVMTFSRSGVSCLLLALAISAANVWRHQATRAKKRWLSGYLLFVFVLAVSWAGIDALAERFSHVNWQMGGRAPAWDDAWRIHQMFPWLGAGFNTYGTATLLYQRNDLLAHYIEAHNDYLQILVEGGWLVAVPVVLTVLLFAREVWKRFREGEDDQTGYWIRLGAVTGIVAMAFQEVVEFSLQMPGNAALFCVLGAIAIRKTSAHRARE
- a CDS encoding AAA family ATPase, encoding MELAPRFFAIPEGSCLLLGPRGTGKSTWLTHLLPDSLRIDLLKPDVYRELSAHPERLAALAAATPPGSTIVVDEVQRVPELLNVVHGLIESSSPRRFVLTGSSARKLRRGGVDLLAGRAVLRTLHPFMAAEFPTFDLDDALHLGLLPLVRSSPNPDDTLRSYATLYLEQEVQLEGWARNTGAFARFLEAISFSHAEVLNLTNVARECQVERKTAAGYLSVLEDLLLAFRLPVFTRRAARATTAHPKFYLFDTGVFRSLRPTGPLDHGRGVTDGNALEGLVAQHLRAWIAYSRRRADLFYWGTPGGLEVDFVVYGDAGFWAIEVKHTNRVRPEDLRALRAFKRDYPEAETRLLYRGSERLLIDGILCVPVDQYLVALRPDGNL